The following is a genomic window from Globicephala melas chromosome 6, mGloMel1.2, whole genome shotgun sequence.
TGGCATGGTAAAATcgctttaaaattagaaaataagctacagattgggagaaactatttgcagcATATTAACAGGTTGAGTTAATATCTGTGACAGACAGGATAATGCCATTCCCAAACCCCCTGACCAATGCCCACGTCCTAATCCTTGGCACCTGTGAATATATTGTgctacatggcaaaagggaattaAAGTTGCAGATGGAAGTAAGGTTGCTAGCTAACTTACTTTAAGATAGGAAGAGTATCTTGGATTATTgaggtgggtccaatgtaattAAAAGTGTCCTGaaaagtgggagagggaggaaaaagtgaTGTGAGAAGAACTTGACTTGCCTttgctagctttgaagatggaggaggagggctaatagccaaggaatgtgggcagcttctagaagctgggaaagacCAGGAACGAATCCTACCCAGTGCCTACAGAAAGGAATGCGGCCCTGCCAACCtcttgattttagccctgtgagacttctaataaaattaatttatgttgttttgtgataatttgttatggcagcagtagaaaagtaataaaataccCAGCAAACAATGCAGTAGAAAAATGGGTATACGATATGAACAGGCAATTATAGAAGAAATTCAGCGATCGctaaacatatgaaaagggaCTTGTTTTTGTGGCCTTGGAGGTGCATGAGctaaactagagagagaaaagagcagaggGCTGACAAGAATTGGCTAGAAATATATGTGGGGAACTTGTGTATCAAGTATGTGAAGAAGGGGACCATACCCAGGACCAAGAGCAGCTGCCTAGACCCAGACCAATTGTGCTCGTGTGAATGgatgtatttttcttctgttgactTGCTGTGAAGTTTTTCTCAAGGGCAGCATTGGTCTGTGCTCCCCTGGCCTTAACAGCTTCACCCTGTAGAGTGAGGACTCCAGGTTGTAGACTCCAGGTTGATCATCTGTGAACAGCTTGAAAAGAAAGTTAAGCCTATAGAATCCTGAGCTCTCTACTTCTGGGACCTGATCCTGAGGAGATACAGCTGCAGCAGAATAGGGAACCGTCATTTCCAGTACCCCAGACTCCAAAAAAGACATGAGTGGGGTTTGTCTAGTTCAGCTAGTTTATTAGGATTTCCTTTGTGTCTCCACCCCCCAACTGGTTTGGCTTCAGGTCTTGGGGTACTTATATTGGGTGCCAGTACTACCAGCCTTTTCTCTGCTGACTGGATTTGGTGGGCAGGGGTCCATGGGTACCCAGAAATTTGGCTAACATCCTTTGGAGACCCCTGGTAAGGGGAGCCTGAGGTGTGGGGGAGGAAAGATGCTTCTGGGCCCAAGGGCAGTGCTTACAGTGCCGAGGGGCTAGGATGTCACCAGCTCCCAGCCTTGCCCCTCTCTGACCTTGGGAACCTGAAGCCTTGGAgtgaggctgcagggagggagcAGTGTGTCGAGAGCTCTGGTCCCTGTGCTGAGATCTTTGCAAAAGTCTGCTTACAGGGACCTCTGCTAGTCTGGCCTGGGCTAGGTGGCTTTTCCCTGTAACTGTGGTTGAGCCCAATTTTGCATCCCCTTCTCTGTGGTCTCCTTTGGGTTTCCTGGGGCGCTCTCTCTTTTTGGCTGAAGATAGGGCTGAAGCCTTGTCCTGTCTCTTGCCTGAGGCTGGAACCTCAGGGTATGAGGGCTCTTCCAGGCCTGGGCAGTGAACACATGACCCCTGGGATGACATCTTCACATTCATTCTTTGCTCTTTCTGAGGCTCTTGTTCTGCCCTGCCAGACTTCCATAGCTGAGGTTGGATAGAGGAGTGGGAGTGATAACAGTGGGGGACCTGGATAGGCTGAGTTACTGTGCTCTGAGGTTTAGGGGGATGACAGCTTGAAGAGTTGGGGCACAGACTGAGGGGATGAATCTGCTGTGGTGGGCAAGAAGAGAGTCTCCGGGTGGCTTGAGTTGTGGAGCTCAGGGCAGGGGAGCTGCCAAATGATTGACTTGGGCCAAGAGATCTGGAAGCAGGGCTCTGCTCTAGTTTCTTCAGCCTGAGTTCCAACTCTTTACTCCAGTGCCAGGCCTGGACCCCAGAGTGGGTGGGCATCTTTGGGACAGCCTCACCCTGGGAGGATGGAGTCTCTGCCTTAGCCCCTGGGAACAGCTCTCCCTTGGGTAGGCCAGGCTGGTTGGACTCAATCTTCAGAGCTTCAGCTTGGGTGGGAGGCCAGGGTATTGGCTGTAGGGGATCCACTGCTGGAAGGCTGGGGTCCTGGGGGATCCCTCTTTGTTGCACATTCCTCCACACAAACTCAAGGTCAATGTGTGGATCTGGTAGAGGAGCAGAGAGTGACCTGGGGGTTGGGGCTGGGAGTTCAGTGGTGCAGCAGTTCCCTCTCTGCTCTACTGTTTCCCCCTCAGGTTTACAGTTGCATTGGTCTCCAATAGGCTCACTTGTGTGAGACTTTGACATAGAGTTTGGGCATGGGCTGGGACCCCACAATGGGGACACAGGAACACAACAGGTTTCTTTCTGCTCCATGTCCCCCGCAGTAGGCTCAGAGTCAGATTGGACTCCCAAGGGGTTGGCTCCACGTGGGTCTTGGGGTAAGCTGCAAGCCAGGAGCTCAGAGGCCCAGGAGTTCTTTCTCCTTTCTATGTCCCCACATGTAGCTTCAGAATCAAACAGGACCCCCGTAGGGCTAACTCTGAGGGAATCCAGTACAAGAACTGCGGGTGGGCTGAAGGCCAGAGATAGTGATTCAAAAGCCCAGGAATTCCGGGAATGATCAGTGTCCTTCCATGCAGTTTCTGACCCAGTAAGCCCTCCCACAGGATTGATTCTGTGGGGTTCTAGAATAGGAGCTAGAGATGGGCTGTGGCCAGGGCCTGGAGATTCTGAGGTCCAGAGGTTGTCTGTCTGCCTCATGGCCTCCCACAAAGCTTTGGACTCAGACAAGACTGCCTGGGCACCCGTTCCTAGGGACTCCAGCAGAGAGGCTGAGGGAAGGCTGGGAGATGAAACTGGGTCTGCAGAGACCCAAAGATTTTCTCTACTCTGCGTGCCCTTCCACGGAGTCTCAGATCCTGATGGGACACATGCAGGCATGGTTCCATGGAGTCCTGGGTCGACGTCCAAGGCTGAGGGCTCAAAGGCCCAAAGGTTTGTTGAATTTTCTCTGCATCTCCACTGGGGCTCATATCCAGATGGATCTCCCAGGGGACTGCCTCCCTGGAGTTCTGGCAGGGGatgtgggggagggcagggggctggcgTTGGGGGCTGAAAGGCTTGAGTACTCTCTTTATGTCCTGTGGTTCCCCACTGAGTCTCATATACAGGTGGAACTTCCAGGGTGCTGGTTCCTTGGGGCTCTGTCATGGGGGCTACAGATTGGCAAGGGACTGAGGTCGGAGGCTCAGAGATCTGAGGATTCTCTCTTCGCCTTGTGGTTTCCCAGAGGGCTTCAGGTCCAGAGAGGCCTCCTATAGGGCTGGCTCCTTGGCATTCTGGCAGAGAAGTTGGGGTTAGGCTGGGAGTTGGCACTGCTGGCTCAGGGGTTTTGGGGTCCTCATTTTGCCCCGTGGTCCTCCATGGGGCCTCAGACCTAGTTAGGGCTCCcagaaggctagcaggattttcTGCTAGGGAGGCACAGAGTGAGTCTGGAATGTGTTGTTGGAGGCCAGGATCCCATGGCACCTTCCACCAGACCTCAGATGAATGGAAGAGTTTGGAGGGCCTGGTTCTTTGGAGGTTAGGCTGTGGGTGCAGGGCTTGATCCTCAGAGACCCAAGGGACCTCTCTCTGCTGTGTAAGCCACTGTGTGTTTGCCTCAGTGCCAGATAGGACTCTCTTATGGTCCATGGGAAAGAATTTAAGTTGGAGGGGAAGTGATGGGACAGGAGGGGAAGATGGGGAGGGAAGTTGCTGAGGGTCAGAGGCCGTTCCTTCCAGATCTTCTGTAGTATGGACTTCATGTGTAGGAAGTGGGGTTGGGGAGCAATACTGGGGAAGCAGCAATACTGGGGTTCTAGGCAGGAAGGCAAACTTGTTAAAGAAGACAGAAGGACTGACAGACAACTTCAGGGGAGAGAGGCCACCTGAGCTCAGGAAGATGGCCTCCAAGGACTCACTGTGCAGAGAGGGGAGACCCCAGAAGAGCTGGCTTTCTCTCTGCTGTAGGTGGCTCCCTGATGCTGTCTTGTGCCTCACAGGCAGGTTGGTCAAGATCTGAAAGGTGGGGAAGGATCTGGAAGGGTTTGGGGTCTGTGTGAGTACTTGCTCTAGTGTCCCTATGGACTTGTGGAGGCCCTCAGAATCACAGGATGGCTGGGATGGGGCTGTGGTGGCCTGTTCTCCAATAGGAGCTTCTTTGGGAAGAGAACATGGCTTCAGTGGATCCAGAGatacctcctcttcttcttcctcccctgaCTTCTGCTTCCACAGGCGATCAAGGAAAGCCACGCGGTACAGAAGTGGTAGGCCCTGGGGAGTGGAGAAAGATACAATCTTTCTGGGGAGTGGAGAAAGATACAATCAGGCATGAAGCCTTTTTCAGAGACACAAGATGTACTGTTAAGCCCTCAGTCTTTGTTCTACAGTGAGTGAACAGTTACTGGGGCCCGCATCTGTGGACAATAGTCACTTACCCATCTGGTGTTAATGGCCATTACCCAACTACATTTGGAGATCGGCATTCCCTTACATAACCCCACATCTAGGGTCAATGATCATTCAGCTGGCTTGAAATCTAGTGTTAATGGTCACTCACCCAGCCTCACATTTAAGGCTTATAGTCACTCTTTTGAGCCCACATTGATGTCAATGATTCCTTACCTGAACTCATGTGGTGAGTCATTTACCCAGCTGCACACCTATGTCACCCACCTTGCCTTGCATCTTGTCCCCAGAGTACCAGGGCTGAAGCTGTCGCCATCTCCCAAGCTGCCACCACCTCTGGATCTGCCAAACCACGAACAAGAATAGTGTTACCAGGTTCCCTGGACTCAGAAGGCAGCTGCTGCCACAGTGTCTGCAGGCCAGGCCATGGGTCAACTGGCCCCAGAGAAGCCCCATGTCCCCCTCAGCCCCAAGCAGGCCCTCTGGCAGCCATTCCATTTTTCCTCAGCCTAGTGGCAGTTTACCCTGAGGTCATCACTGCATCACAGAACAAAGAACTCCCATCCCCCACATACCTAACAGCAGTCTCTGTGAATTTAGAGCCCCAAAATTGCACCCACCAGACAACTCATACTTTATTCAGTGAAAGCTTAGTGATCCCCTTTTGTCTTGATTAACAAGGTCAGAATTATCTTCAGGCATTGTGGTTGAGGACATGGATTCTAGCATCAAACTACCttattcaaatcctagctctgccacttcctacctGTGAAATCTCAAACTACTTTATCTTTCAGTgcctcagttatacacatagggttgttttgagggttaaatgaaaacatttatatgCTTAGAGTAGTACATAGTATATGCTatgttaaaacattatttctttttttgccataAATGATCAATAACCAATCTATAACAAGAATAGAATAGAggagagttttatttgagccaagcTGAAGactgtagcccaggagacagcctctcagatagctctgaggaactgctcccaaGAAGCTTGTTTTCCAGCACAgctttatatcttgtcagaacaaaggaCATCAAACATGACAGGGGTACATTCCTTCAACGTTTCAAAAAAGACAGATTAGCTCGTACACAGCAAGTCAGTATGACCTTGGTGCCTGGGAAGGGAGCCTTATCGTCAAAGGAGTACTAGCATTGACATCCCAGGAAGGAAGGCATTTATCTCTAATTTCATAACAGATATTCTTTACTTCTGGACaatgcacactttttttttttgcacgcttttctttaatggttaaagcagatgtgCAATGTATGTTTGATAGACCAGAAGACAGGTTTGTAGTTAGTATAAAGTTCAAGTCAAATCATAtgtaagccagaatgacttccctatGCCTCAGTAtatgaaaatttcttccatcactTTTAAGGTTCCTGATTATACACCTCATTCCATCTTTAATAGATGGAGTCTGTTTCCTCTTTTACATCTCATGTCTTTAGGTTGTCCGAGACCTTTTTCACAAATATTCATGTTAAGGATGACAAATCAAACATgcttgacccttttttttttttttcttttgcccctcTTTTCCCTAAAACCACCACTCTGTTTCATGTCAACTCCTCTTTTTAGGGTCAAACTTCAACATCTGCCTTTGCAGTCCAATTCAATGCCTCTCTTCTCACCCCATCCCCCATCAACTGCCAGCTTAGTCTGGTAGGAAGAGCGCTGAGCTGAAGTTGAGGAGACTTGGATTTTCTAGCTCTGCCACTGTTTGGCCATGTAATCTTGGGCAAGAAAGTTTTCTCCATGGGTACCATGATTGGGActagatttattcattcactcattcagagaatatttattaagtgctcacTATGTATCAGGTATCGTGCTCAGGCTTGAGGAGGCAGAAGTAAGACAGGGTCTCTGTGCTAAAGTAGGTCCCATTTCAGTGAGGGAAACAGTCAAATAATAGACAATTAAAATAGAGATATGTACAGGGTATTAAGGGGTGTGGAGGACATCTAACCACCTTGGGATAGGGGGTTGCTTGTCGGGGGGTGCTTCCCAGAAGAGATGACCAGTGCTTGGTTTGAGGAATCAAGAAAATGAGAGTGTAGGGAAGAGGGGACAATCCAAGCAGTAGAAACAGCCTGTGTAAAGGTGGTGGGTCAGAGAAACCATGTCCCATTAGGGAAATTGAAGGTGTTGCAGTGCAGCTGTAGTATTAGTTGAGGGTTGGGGAAGCAGGAGGATAGACAAGATCACAAAGGGCCCTGAATACCGGACTAAGACGTTGGAAATTTATCCTGAAGGTGATGggaaataattgaaaatttttgAGCAGGGAAGAGACAAGATCAAGTTTGTGTCTTGGAAAGAGCACTCTGGCTGTATTGAGGGCAAAGAGATTGAAGGCAAGAGATTGGTTAGGGAAACTTTGCTTTAGTTTAGGCAAAATGAAAGATGAGGCCTGAACCAAGGCAGTGATGGTGGGAATGGAGAATAACACGTTCAAGTAGAATTCTAAAGTTATAGTTGATTAGACTTAGTTACCAGTGGGATAGGGTGGAGTAGGGAGGGAGTTGAGAATGACTCTAGGGATTCTGACTTGGGGAACTGGGTGTGTATGTTAGTGACATTTTACTGAGGTAAGTAACACAAACCTGGTAACCAATTTAGGGTGAGGGGACAATGTGTTCCATTTTAGACATTTGCATTTGAGGTTCCTGTGACAAGGAAATGTCAGGCAGGAGGCAGATAGAAACATGTATCTGAAGCTTGGGAAAGTAGTCTGTGGGGGAGATATAAATTTGACAGCCAACAGTATATATGTAGCAGCTGAAACCGTAAAACGGCTTAAAGGTACatactgaggggcttccctggtggcgcggtggttgggggtccgcctgccgatgcagggggcgcgggttcgtgccccggtccgggaggatcccacgtgccgcagagcggctgggcccgtgggccatggccgctgggcctgcgcgtccggagcctgtgcttcgcagagggagaggccacagcagtgagaggcccgcgtacagaaaaaaaaaaaaaaaaggtacatactGATATTTAACATTTGGCCCAGACAATGTGGCCagcagttttttgtgttttttttaaacttgaatgGTCAACATTATAAGATTAGTAGATTGTACGTAATAATATTTTTGGCTTAAAATCTGGCAACATAGGGCTCTCATTCCCACAAAGTAAtaaccattaattaattaattaattttatttatttatttttggccacgttgggtcttcgttgctatgcgtgggctttccctagttgcagcgagcgggggccactcttcgttgcggtgcgcgggcttctcactgtggtggcttctcttgttgcagagcatgggctctaggcacaggctcagtagttgtggcgcacgggcttagttgctccgcagcatgtgggatcttcccagaccagggatcaaagctgtgtcctctgcattggcaggcggattcttaaacactatgctaccagggaagcccagtaaagaCCATTGAGAGCTAAGTAGCAGGTGCTCCCTTCGTGGCCATGTGCTTTCCAGTTCACCATGTTCTCTTTGTTAAAGCCGAGGCTGAGGGCTAGTTGCTGTTTATCATTGTGCCtatggttttgttgttttcttacaCTTGCCTATTTTTAGTCATTTGCATTACCTGCCTGGTATCTGAGTTTCCTACCTCTGGATGAATAAAGTAAGTTGAGTTCTGATAGGAAATAGAGAAGGCAATGCTGAATTCTATGCTAGCTAATTTACATTTATGGCAGGATTATCTACTAAGTTGCTGTCTGCTACTCATTGCCAAGAGAGACATTCAGTAGGATAAAAAGGTAACTTTGCTCTCCTCTCTTCCAGGAATTCTAGGTTTCTTGTCTCATGGAATAGTTAatggattttgagtttattaGTCCCAAACTAAAGTTGCAATACACCTGTTCTACAACCTTATCCAGGCTCTTGTGTGGGAGGAGAATTTAATTTAGCTGGGTGCTCTTCAGAAGGAGAAGATGGAGGAGATGCCAGGTGGAAAGAAGAGAAGTTGCCCAAGGATAGCAGTGGGTTCAGGGACTTGGGGAAAAAGAGATATTGCAATAGGCTCCATGAGTGACAGAAGTCAATTAGGAGGCAGCAGGGCTTCTGATGGGGAGAGCTGATTTAATAGGGCACTAAACATCTAGTACATAGTCTTGGGAACTGCAGCAAAAGATGCTGATATATATACTTGGTAGAGATGCTGTGGAGCCATTTGCCTTTGAATGGACTGTATGAGTTTAGATAATGCACATCCCAGTGGCAACCATGACAGGATCAAGACCCAAGTTTCTTtcctaagtgtttttttttttggtcaatgtATATCACATTAAAGAGGGGAAAAGCCCCCTTCCCTGACCCAAATCATGATTAATATTAGATGTCTTCCAACCCTGGTAAACGAGAGTTTCGAACcaggtttaatttaatttagaaaaattaagtaatgTGATGTTTCTTGTGTTTCAGTGTTGTGGAACAAATTTATACTCTaacatttatctcatttaatctttacaactctTTGAAGTAGGTATTGTTATATTCTTTCACAtaggggaaactgagacacaaagaaattaacatatgttaactattatcattattattatatctatatatccataGATATGTAGATATCCCAGAAGGCAGAGTTAGGGATTGAGAACCCCCTTGTATTGTGAGGAATCATTTGTATGTGACAGAAATTaaaacccagggacttccctggtggtcaggtTGGTAAGAcaccgtgctcccaatgcagggggcccagatttgatcccttgttggggaactagatcttgcatgcatgctgcaactaagagttcgcatgctgcaactaagaagcctgcatgccgcaactaaagatcctgcgtgccgcaactaagacctagtgcagcctaaataaataaataattttaaaaaagaaattaaaatccaatTTAATCCAAATAAAAATCTGGTGTAAACAAATGGGAATGTATTGACTCATATCTGAACAATCCAGGGGTAGGGTTGGCTTCAGGCAATTGGATTGATGCAGAGATTAATTTCGATGTCATCGggattcagttttcatttctttttctttctttttttttttaagatttattttcttaatttattaatttatttatctatttacttagGCTGTggcaggtcttagttgcggcacatgggatctccgttgcagcatgcggaatctttatttgcggcatgcgaactcttagttggggcatgcatgtgggatctagttccctgaccagggatcgaatctgggccccctgccttgggagcgcagagtcttttttttttaaagtaatatcttttttaaaataattaattaattaattaatttttggctgtgttgggtcttagttgctgcgtgtgggctttctctggttgtggcaagcaggggctactcttgttgcggtgcacgggcttctcattgtggtggcttctcttgttgtggagcacgggctctaggcatgtgggattcagtagttgtggcatgtgggctcagtagttgtggctcgcgggctctagagcgcaggctcagtagttgtggcgcgtgggcttagttgctccgcggcatgtgggatcttcccagaccagggctcgaacctgtgtcccctgcattggcaggcagattattaaccactgcaccaccagggaagtccctgggagcacagagtcttagccactggaccaccagggaagtccctgactctCTGTCTTCTGTGCTgactttatttttaggtattGTGTGGTAGCAAGTGCAAGTGAAGTTGAAAATGTGGTGTTGCTATGACAATATTGTGCTTAT
Proteins encoded in this region:
- the SPATA31G1 gene encoding spermatogenesis-associated protein 31G1, encoding MATASALVLWGQDARKIVSFSTPQGLPLLYRVAFLDRLWKQKSGEEEEEEVSLDPLKPFLVLDSLRVSPTGVLFDSEATCGDIERRKNSWASELLACSLPQDPRGANPLGVQSDSEPTAGDMEQKETCCVPVSPLWGPSPCPNSMSKSHTSEPIGDQCNCKPEGETVEQRGNCCTTELPAPTPRSLSAPLPDPHIDLEFVWRNVQQRGIPQDPSLPAVDPLQPIPWPPTQAEALKIESNQPGLPKGELFPGAKAETPSSQGEAVPKMPTHSGVQAWHWSKELELRLKKLEQSPASRSLGPSQSFGSSPALSSTTQATRRLSSCPPQQIHPLSLCPNSSSCHPPKPQSTVTQPIQVPHCYHSHSSIQPQLWKSGRAEQEPQKEQRMNVKMSSQGSCVHCPGLEEPSYPEVPASGKRQDKASALSSAKKRERPRKPKGDHREGDAKLGSTTVTGKSHLAQARLAEVPVSRLLQRSQHRDQSSRHTAPSLQPHSKASGSQGQRGARLGAGDILAPRHCKHCPWAQKHLSSPTPQAPLTRGLQRMLAKFLGTHGPLPTKSSQQRKGW